In Streptomyces dangxiongensis, one DNA window encodes the following:
- a CDS encoding ECF transporter S component: MSGAPRVRAPRVRAVRLGPRSVAALALTGAVGVAAFGWPFLAPPGSGLSAHAQDAPWLFAGLLLLLVAVVGATISESDLGPKAVAMLGVLAATGAALRPIGAGTAGLEPMFFLMVLSGRVLGPGFGFALGSVTMFASALLTGGVGPWLPFQMLAMGWFTMGAGLLPGPVRLRGRGELLVLAVYGFLAAFAYGTVMNLAGWPFMGAAASGISFDADAPVAANLARFVAYCVATSLGWDLGRAVCTVVLTLALGPAVLRALRRATRRAAFETAVTFDGPGT; this comes from the coding sequence ATGAGCGGTGCCCCACGGGTCCGGGCCCCACGCGTCCGTGCCGTCCGTCTCGGTCCCCGCTCCGTCGCCGCGCTCGCGCTGACCGGCGCGGTGGGTGTGGCGGCCTTCGGCTGGCCGTTCCTCGCCCCGCCCGGCTCCGGGCTGAGCGCGCACGCCCAGGACGCGCCGTGGCTGTTCGCGGGCCTGCTGCTGCTCCTGGTGGCGGTCGTGGGGGCGACGATCTCCGAGTCGGACCTCGGGCCGAAGGCCGTGGCCATGCTGGGGGTGCTGGCCGCGACGGGGGCGGCGTTGCGCCCGATCGGCGCGGGCACGGCGGGGCTGGAGCCGATGTTCTTCCTGATGGTGCTGAGCGGGCGGGTGCTCGGTCCGGGGTTCGGGTTCGCGCTGGGGTCGGTGACGATGTTCGCCTCCGCGCTGCTCACGGGCGGGGTGGGGCCGTGGCTGCCGTTCCAGATGCTGGCGATGGGCTGGTTCACGATGGGGGCCGGCCTGCTCCCGGGTCCGGTCCGCCTGCGCGGTCGCGGGGAACTGCTGGTGCTGGCCGTCTACGGCTTCCTGGCGGCCTTCGCGTACGGCACGGTCATGAACCTGGCCGGCTGGCCCTTCATGGGTGCGGCGGCCTCGGGGATCTCCTTCGACGCGGACGCGCCGGTCGCCGCCAACCTGGCCCGCTTCGTCGCGTACTGCGTGGCCACCTCGCTCGGCTGGGACCTGGGCCGGGCGGTGTGCACGGTGGTGCTGACGCTCGCCCTCGGTCCGGCGGTACTGCGCGCCCTGCGCCGGGCCACGCGGCGGGCCGCGTTCGAGACCGCGGTCACATTCGACGGCCCCGGTACGTGA
- the proP gene encoding glycine betaine/L-proline transporter ProP, which translates to MATVTAVTPPPKARRATTARDTGDVTVTDPALVKRAVKAAALGNAMEWFDFGVYSYIAVTLGKVFFPSGNPTAQLLSTFGAFAAAFLVRPLGGMVFGPLGDRVGRQKVLAVTMIMMAAGTFAIGLIPSYATIGVGAPLLLLAARLVQGFSTGGEYAGATTFIAEYAPDKKRGFLGSWLEFGTLAGYIGGAGLVTLMTALLSSDDLTSWGWRIPFLIAGPMGVIGLYLRMRLEETPAFAAEVEKAEAARPKVPLREMVTGQWKALLLCMGLVLVFNVTDYMLLSYMPSYLTSELKYDETHGLLVVLGVMALMMIVQPFAGALTDRVGRRPVIAAGCAGFLLLSVPALLLIRQGSLVAVALGMGALGLLLVCFTAAMPAALPALFPTRVRYGSLSIGFNVSVSLFGGTTPLVVTALIGMTGNMMMPAYYMMAAAVVGGFAVWRMSESAGRPLPGSAPAVEER; encoded by the coding sequence TTGGCGACCGTCACAGCCGTCACTCCGCCCCCGAAGGCACGACGGGCCACCACGGCCCGCGACACCGGCGACGTCACCGTCACCGACCCCGCGCTCGTCAAGCGCGCCGTGAAGGCGGCGGCGCTCGGCAACGCGATGGAATGGTTCGACTTCGGTGTCTACAGCTACATCGCGGTCACCCTGGGCAAGGTCTTCTTCCCGTCCGGCAACCCGACCGCACAACTGTTGTCGACCTTCGGCGCCTTCGCGGCGGCCTTCCTGGTCCGCCCGCTCGGCGGCATGGTCTTCGGTCCGCTGGGCGACCGCGTCGGCCGGCAGAAGGTCCTCGCCGTCACCATGATCATGATGGCGGCGGGCACGTTCGCGATCGGCCTGATCCCGTCGTACGCGACGATCGGCGTCGGCGCGCCGCTCCTGCTGCTGGCCGCGCGGCTCGTGCAGGGCTTCTCCACCGGCGGTGAGTACGCGGGCGCGACCACGTTCATCGCCGAGTACGCCCCGGACAAGAAGCGCGGCTTCCTCGGGAGCTGGCTGGAGTTCGGCACGCTCGCCGGCTACATCGGTGGCGCCGGCCTGGTCACCCTGATGACGGCCCTGCTCTCCTCCGACGACCTCACCTCCTGGGGCTGGCGGATCCCGTTCCTGATCGCGGGCCCCATGGGCGTCATCGGCCTGTACCTGCGGATGCGTCTGGAAGAGACCCCGGCGTTCGCCGCCGAGGTCGAGAAGGCGGAGGCCGCCCGGCCGAAGGTGCCGCTGCGCGAGATGGTCACGGGCCAGTGGAAGGCGCTGCTGCTGTGCATGGGCCTGGTCCTGGTCTTCAACGTCACCGACTACATGCTGCTGTCGTACATGCCGAGCTACCTCACCAGTGAGCTGAAGTACGACGAGACACACGGGCTGCTGGTCGTGCTCGGCGTGATGGCCCTGATGATGATCGTCCAGCCGTTCGCCGGCGCCCTGACCGACCGTGTCGGCCGCCGGCCGGTCATCGCGGCGGGCTGTGCGGGCTTCCTGCTGCTGTCCGTGCCCGCGCTGCTGCTGATCCGCCAGGGCAGCCTGGTCGCCGTCGCGCTGGGCATGGGCGCGCTGGGTCTGCTGCTGGTCTGCTTCACGGCCGCCATGCCCGCCGCGCTGCCCGCGCTCTTCCCGACACGGGTGCGCTACGGCTCCCTGTCGATCGGGTTCAACGTGTCCGTGTCCCTGTTCGGCGGGACGACTCCGCTCGTCGTGACCGCGCTGATCGGGATGACCGGGAACATGATGATGCCCGCGTACTACATGATGGCCGCGGCCGTCGTGGGCGGGTTCGCGGTGTGGCGGATGTCCGAGTCCGCGGGCCGGCCGCTGCCCGGGTCCGCGCCGGCGGTGGAGGAGCGGTAA
- a CDS encoding ATP-binding cassette domain-containing protein: protein MIRFEDVSVTYDGAAGPIVTGVDFEVPEGELVLLAGPSGVGKSTVLGAVSGLVPHFTGGTLRGRVTVAGRDHPYAPAASSRRRGRHGGPGRSRTS from the coding sequence GTGATCCGTTTCGAGGATGTCAGCGTGACGTACGACGGTGCGGCCGGACCCATCGTCACCGGCGTCGACTTCGAGGTGCCCGAGGGCGAACTGGTGCTGCTGGCCGGTCCGTCCGGAGTCGGCAAGTCGACGGTGCTGGGCGCGGTGAGCGGGCTGGTGCCGCACTTCACCGGCGGTACCCTGCGCGGGCGCGTCACGGTGGCCGGCCGGGACCACCCGTACGCACCGGCCGCGTCATCTCGCCGACGTGGTCGGCACGGTGGGCCAGGCCGCTCGCGCACTTCGTGA
- a CDS encoding MDR family MFS transporter, whose product MALDTHGTAKDVRSGEHVPGSVLVPIGALLLGLLLAALDQTIVSTALPTIVSELGGLEHLSWVVTAYLLASTAATPLWGKLGDQYGRKRLFQTAIVIFLIGSALCGAAQDMPQLIAFRALQGLGGGGLIVLSMAIVGDLVPPRERGRYQGLFGSVFGAASVLGPLLGGLFTEHLSWRWVFYVNLPVGVVALAVIAVALHIPHRAARHVIDYLGTSLIAAVATCLVLVASLGGTTWAWGSAQIIGLAVLGVLLAVAFVVVERRAAEPVLPLGLFRVRTFTLAALISFIVGFAMFGAMTYLPTFLQVVHGVSPTLSGVHMLPMVFGLLLSSTVSGQIVSRTGRWKVFPVVGTAVTTIGLLLLHRLDERSGTAEMSACLFVLGLGLGLVMQVLVLIVQNAVSYADLGVATSGVTFFRSIGAAFGVAIFGTIFAGRLGDKLADALRGLRLPPGATPDALRSDPRGIATLPSALRPAALHAYASAITDVFLYAAPVAAVGFVLAWFLKEDRLRGSVTAPDVSETIPPNPVERSSYDEVCRALSVLGTREGRREIYRDITERAGYDLLPAASWLLLRIRRYGSVEPAVLAERSPVPLRAVMAAARQVEERRLAERQGLELVLTGPGREVAERLTRAREETLGELLGDWWQPGRPTDLTKLVRDLTGELCGAERERPHNGTVTKSGAR is encoded by the coding sequence ATGGCCCTGGACACGCACGGCACGGCCAAGGACGTGCGGAGCGGTGAACACGTACCGGGCAGCGTGCTGGTGCCGATCGGCGCCCTGCTGCTCGGCCTGCTGCTGGCCGCGCTGGACCAGACCATCGTGTCGACCGCGCTGCCGACGATCGTCAGCGAACTCGGCGGCCTGGAGCACCTGTCCTGGGTCGTCACCGCCTATCTGCTGGCGTCGACCGCCGCGACCCCGCTGTGGGGCAAGCTGGGCGACCAGTACGGGCGCAAACGGCTGTTCCAGACGGCCATCGTGATCTTCCTGATCGGTTCGGCGCTGTGCGGGGCCGCGCAGGACATGCCCCAGCTCATCGCCTTCCGGGCGCTCCAGGGCCTGGGCGGCGGCGGGCTCATCGTGCTGTCCATGGCGATCGTCGGCGACCTCGTGCCCCCGCGGGAGCGCGGTCGCTACCAGGGCCTGTTCGGTTCCGTCTTCGGCGCGGCCAGCGTGCTCGGGCCGCTGCTCGGCGGGCTGTTCACCGAGCACCTGAGCTGGCGCTGGGTGTTCTACGTCAACCTGCCCGTCGGCGTCGTCGCGCTCGCCGTGATCGCCGTCGCCCTGCACATCCCGCACCGGGCCGCCCGCCACGTCATCGACTACCTGGGTACGTCCCTGATCGCGGCCGTCGCCACCTGCCTGGTCCTGGTCGCCTCGCTCGGCGGCACCACCTGGGCGTGGGGCTCGGCGCAGATCATCGGGCTGGCGGTGCTGGGCGTCCTGCTGGCCGTGGCGTTCGTCGTCGTGGAGCGCCGGGCCGCCGAACCGGTCCTGCCGCTCGGCCTGTTCCGCGTCCGCACCTTCACCCTGGCCGCCCTGATCAGCTTCATCGTCGGTTTCGCGATGTTCGGCGCGATGACCTACCTGCCGACGTTCCTCCAGGTCGTGCACGGCGTCTCCCCGACCCTGTCCGGCGTGCACATGCTGCCGATGGTGTTCGGTCTGCTGCTGTCGTCCACGGTCTCCGGGCAGATCGTCAGCCGCACCGGCCGCTGGAAGGTGTTCCCGGTCGTCGGCACCGCCGTCACCACCATCGGCCTGCTCCTGCTGCACCGGCTCGACGAGCGCAGCGGGACCGCCGAGATGAGCGCCTGCCTGTTCGTCCTCGGCCTGGGGCTGGGCCTGGTCATGCAGGTCCTCGTGCTCATCGTGCAGAACGCCGTCTCCTACGCGGACCTGGGCGTCGCCACCTCCGGCGTCACCTTCTTCCGCTCCATCGGCGCCGCCTTCGGCGTGGCCATCTTCGGCACGATCTTCGCCGGCCGCCTCGGCGACAAGCTCGCCGACGCCCTCCGGGGTCTGCGCCTGCCGCCCGGCGCGACCCCAGACGCGCTCCGGTCCGACCCACGGGGCATCGCCACCCTGCCGTCCGCGCTGCGCCCGGCGGCCCTGCACGCGTACGCGTCCGCCATCACCGACGTCTTCCTGTACGCCGCGCCCGTGGCCGCCGTCGGTTTCGTGCTGGCCTGGTTCCTGAAGGAGGACCGGCTGCGCGGCTCGGTCACGGCACCGGACGTCTCCGAGACGATCCCGCCCAACCCGGTCGAGCGCTCCTCCTACGACGAGGTGTGCCGCGCCCTGTCCGTGCTCGGCACCCGCGAGGGCCGCCGCGAGATCTACCGGGACATCACCGAACGGGCCGGCTACGACCTGCTGCCCGCCGCGAGCTGGCTGCTGCTGCGCATCCGCCGGTACGGCTCCGTGGAGCCGGCCGTGCTCGCCGAGCGCAGTCCCGTCCCGCTCCGGGCGGTCATGGCCGCCGCCCGCCAGGTCGAGGAGCGGCGGCTCGCCGAGCGCCAGGGGCTGGAGCTGGTGCTGACCGGGCCGGGCCGCGAGGTCGCCGAACGGCTCACCCGGGCCCGTGAGGAGACCCTGGGCGAGCTGCTCGGCGACTGGTGGCAGCCGGGCCGTCCCACCGACCTGACGAAGCTGGTCCGGGACCTCACCGGCGAACTGTGCGGCGCCGAACGCGAACGCCCGCACAACGGCACGGTCACGAAGTCCGGGGCCCGCTGA
- a CDS encoding ATP-binding cassette domain-containing protein encodes MTDTVEDELAYGMESLGLAPEVMRRRVEETLDLLGLAGLRDRPIATLSGGQRQRVAIGSVLTPHPRVLVLDEPTSALDPAAAEEVLAVVQRLVHDLGTTVLMAEHRLERVIQYADRVVLLPAPGAAPVVGPPAEVMAVSPVFPPVVDLGRLAGWSPLPLTVRDARRRASDLRTRLSTASGSAKASPAENASAYANTNTNTNTNATTPTTATTTATAAPLDTPTATAADIPAQPRPPAPAPAGPVRRPFFRRRPSPDPVPPAARVAEVRGLSVRRDGVHALRRVDLTVTPGETVAVMGRNGAGKSTLLGSLVGLVAPGAGTVTVGGAVPHRASPRDLVRKVGLVPQDPRDLLYADTVAVECAAADRDAGAAPGTCRALVSELLPGIADDTHPRDLSEGQCLALALAVVLTARPPLLLLDEPTRGLDYAAKGRLVAVLRGLAAEGHAIVLATHDVELAAELAHRVVLLAEGEVIADGPTAEIVVSSPSFAPQVTKILAPQRWLTVSEVREALA; translated from the coding sequence GTGACGGACACCGTGGAGGACGAACTCGCCTACGGCATGGAGTCGTTGGGGCTCGCCCCGGAGGTGATGCGGCGCCGGGTGGAGGAGACCCTGGATCTGCTGGGCCTGGCCGGGCTGCGGGACCGGCCCATCGCCACGCTGTCCGGCGGGCAGCGCCAGCGCGTGGCGATCGGCTCGGTCCTCACCCCGCATCCGCGGGTGCTGGTCCTGGACGAGCCGACGTCGGCGCTGGACCCGGCCGCCGCGGAGGAGGTGCTGGCCGTGGTGCAGCGGCTGGTGCACGATCTGGGGACGACGGTGCTGATGGCCGAGCACCGGCTGGAGCGGGTGATCCAGTACGCCGACCGGGTCGTCCTGCTGCCGGCACCGGGTGCGGCTCCGGTCGTCGGTCCCCCGGCCGAGGTGATGGCCGTCTCGCCGGTGTTCCCGCCGGTGGTGGACCTGGGCCGGCTGGCCGGCTGGTCCCCGCTCCCCCTCACCGTCCGCGACGCCCGCCGCCGCGCGTCCGACCTGCGCACCCGTCTGAGCACCGCGAGCGGGAGCGCGAAGGCGAGCCCGGCCGAGAACGCGAGCGCGTACGCCAACACCAACACCAACACCAACACCAACGCGACCACGCCCACAACTGCCACCACCACCGCCACCGCCGCCCCCTTGGACACCCCCACCGCCACCGCCGCGGACATCCCCGCCCAGCCGCGGCCCCCCGCGCCCGCCCCCGCCGGGCCCGTCCGCCGGCCCTTCTTCCGCCGCCGGCCCTCCCCCGACCCGGTGCCGCCGGCCGCGCGCGTCGCCGAGGTACGCGGTCTCTCCGTGCGCCGGGACGGTGTCCACGCGCTGCGGCGGGTGGACCTGACCGTGACCCCGGGTGAGACGGTCGCCGTCATGGGCCGCAACGGCGCCGGGAAGTCGACCCTGCTCGGTTCCCTCGTCGGGCTCGTGGCACCCGGAGCCGGCACGGTCACCGTCGGCGGCGCCGTCCCTCACCGCGCCTCGCCCCGGGATCTCGTCCGCAAGGTCGGTCTCGTCCCGCAGGACCCGCGCGACCTGCTGTACGCGGACACGGTGGCCGTCGAGTGCGCGGCCGCCGACCGGGACGCGGGTGCGGCGCCCGGCACCTGCCGGGCGCTGGTGTCGGAACTGCTGCCGGGCATCGCGGACGACACGCACCCCCGCGACCTGTCCGAGGGCCAGTGTCTGGCGCTCGCCCTGGCCGTCGTGCTGACCGCCCGCCCTCCCCTGCTCCTGCTGGACGAGCCGACGCGCGGCCTGGACTATGCGGCGAAGGGCCGTCTGGTGGCCGTCCTGCGCGGGCTGGCGGCCGAGGGGCACGCGATCGTACTGGCCACGCACGACGTGGAGCTGGCCGCCGAACTGGCCCACCGGGTGGTGCTGCTCGCCGAGGGCGAGGTGATCGCCGACGGCCCCACGGCCGAGATCGTGGTGTCGTCGCCGTCGTTCGCCCCGCAGGTCACGAAGATCCTGGCACCGCAGCGGTGGCTGACGGTGTCCGAGGTGCGGGAGGCCCTGGCATGA
- a CDS encoding DnaJ family domain-containing protein produces MTERKPPGVPFESWADKQIRDAQRRGEFDRLPGAGAPLPAEVDSTYDELWWVKRKLAREGLAVLPPALALRKEAEDALEAAYAAPSERIARRIVEDVNVRIRHMMFRPPPGPPLGRKPYDVEQVAREWRQRRAAARAEGPGSAV; encoded by the coding sequence ATGACCGAGCGAAAGCCACCGGGTGTCCCGTTCGAGTCCTGGGCCGACAAGCAGATCCGCGACGCGCAGCGGCGCGGGGAGTTCGACCGGCTGCCGGGGGCGGGGGCGCCGTTGCCCGCCGAGGTCGACTCCACGTACGACGAACTCTGGTGGGTCAAGCGGAAGTTGGCGCGTGAGGGGCTGGCCGTGCTGCCGCCCGCGCTGGCGCTGCGCAAGGAGGCGGAGGACGCGCTGGAGGCGGCGTACGCGGCGCCGTCGGAGCGGATCGCGCGGCGCATCGTCGAGGACGTCAACGTCCGGATCCGGCACATGATGTTCAGGCCGCCGCCCGGTCCGCCGCTGGGCAGGAAGCCGTACGACGTCGAGCAGGTGGCACGCGAATGGCGGCAGCGCAGGGCTGCCGCCAGGGCGGAGGGACCGGGGTCAGCCGTGTAG
- a CDS encoding peptidoglycan-binding domain-containing protein: MTEKTGKTGAEDTGCPECGAPREPDHTPSCDCTERAAEALHETRTAEAAAAEDFDPLRIRPYVEMRNAPTGPPDAPEDVLPGTPVTRPDAATGLPDTPRAPHLTAETGALAAETGAPTPDGSAPRSRSPRRSRRTVLPAAGGAGIALVAAAGLALSSYHEPARAQAAPAIRQSIPDAVTPGAASAPAPAVAPRSPAPPPSRSPAAASASADPSPSQGSASPSPAPAPSGSASGSASPTPSGTVSGTPHTTLAAAPVLRRGDTGPQVTELQQRLRRLNLYGDQMNGVFTRPVEDGVRNYQLARGIEGDILGEYGPATRASLESETSQP, encoded by the coding sequence GTGACGGAGAAGACGGGGAAAACGGGGGCAGAGGACACCGGGTGCCCGGAGTGCGGGGCGCCGAGGGAGCCGGACCACACGCCGTCCTGCGACTGCACCGAGCGGGCCGCGGAAGCGCTGCACGAGACACGCACGGCCGAGGCGGCAGCGGCGGAGGACTTCGACCCACTGCGGATACGACCGTACGTGGAGATGCGGAACGCACCCACGGGACCGCCGGACGCGCCCGAGGACGTTCTTCCGGGCACGCCGGTGACGAGGCCGGACGCGGCCACAGGGCTGCCGGACACGCCACGAGCACCGCACCTGACGGCGGAGACCGGCGCCCTCGCAGCGGAGACCGGCGCCCCCACACCGGACGGGTCCGCTCCGCGCTCCCGGTCACCGCGCCGTTCCCGCCGTACCGTGCTGCCGGCGGCCGGGGGCGCGGGGATCGCACTCGTCGCGGCGGCCGGTCTCGCGCTGTCCTCCTACCACGAGCCCGCACGGGCCCAGGCGGCCCCAGCGATCAGGCAGAGCATCCCGGACGCCGTCACACCGGGCGCCGCGTCGGCGCCGGCGCCTGCGGTCGCGCCCCGCTCACCGGCCCCGCCCCCGTCCCGGTCCCCGGCGGCAGCATCGGCATCGGCCGATCCGAGCCCGTCCCAGGGCTCCGCTTCCCCGTCCCCGGCCCCGGCGCCCTCCGGCAGCGCGTCCGGCTCCGCCTCCCCCACCCCGTCCGGGACGGTCTCCGGCACCCCGCACACCACGCTCGCGGCGGCACCGGTGCTGCGACGCGGCGACACCGGCCCGCAGGTCACGGAACTCCAGCAGCGGCTGCGCCGGCTGAACCTCTACGGCGACCAGATGAACGGCGTCTTCACCCGCCCGGTGGAGGACGGCGTACGCAACTACCAACTGGCCCGGGGCATCGAGGGCGACATCCTGGGCGAGTACGGCCCGGCTACCCGAGCAAGCCTGGAATCGGAGACCTCACAGCCGTAG
- a CDS encoding alpha/beta hydrolase: MTQDTREVVGTQPGRPMRKGPAVTLGALALVGVAGVVPGLPAAEGQGSGDRGEVVSVVPVAAHSRAEIARVLGRQHVGAVPLRYGVLAYRVTYRTVDPQGRPTTATGLLSVPSGGGRRLGLVSDTHGTMANRAYAPSVAEDARTRSYLFAATGRAVAAPDYLGLGEGPGRHPYMDTRSAVTASVDMLRAARTASRLLGRSLDRDLYVTGFSQGGQVAMALARAVQGGDAAGFRLKAVAPVAGPYDLQGTEEPALTDGRVNNVSGVFYLSYFLVAQNRLHPIYKDPAEVFRQPYAGRVEGLFDGRHKDEDIVRQLAPTVRKLLTDRFYRELRKPAGGLLEALRANGHACDWKPDVPVRLYAGNRDTDVPIGNARTCARTLAGRGARVRVLEVGPVGHFGSDRAALAGIARWFSGATA, translated from the coding sequence ATGACACAGGACACGCGCGAAGTGGTGGGAACGCAGCCCGGTCGGCCCATGCGGAAGGGCCCGGCGGTCACGCTGGGTGCCCTGGCGCTCGTCGGAGTCGCCGGGGTGGTGCCGGGGCTGCCCGCGGCCGAGGGGCAGGGAAGCGGTGACCGGGGGGAGGTCGTGTCCGTCGTACCGGTGGCCGCGCACAGCCGCGCCGAGATCGCCCGGGTACTGGGCCGGCAGCACGTCGGGGCCGTACCGCTGCGCTACGGCGTCCTCGCGTACCGGGTGACGTACCGCACGGTGGACCCGCAGGGGCGGCCGACCACCGCGACCGGTCTGCTGTCCGTGCCGTCGGGCGGCGGGCGCCGTCTCGGCCTGGTCTCCGACACCCACGGCACCATGGCGAACCGCGCCTACGCCCCCTCCGTCGCGGAGGACGCGCGGACCCGGTCGTACCTGTTCGCCGCCACCGGGCGGGCGGTCGCCGCGCCCGACTACCTGGGGCTGGGCGAAGGACCCGGACGCCACCCCTACATGGACACCCGGTCCGCGGTGACCGCCTCCGTGGACATGCTGCGCGCGGCCCGGACGGCGAGCCGTCTGCTGGGGCGCTCACTGGACCGGGACCTGTACGTCACCGGGTTCTCCCAGGGCGGTCAGGTGGCGATGGCGCTGGCCCGGGCCGTGCAGGGCGGTGACGCGGCCGGGTTCCGGCTGAAGGCGGTGGCGCCGGTCGCGGGGCCGTACGACCTCCAGGGCACCGAGGAGCCCGCGCTCACCGACGGGCGGGTCAACAACGTCAGCGGAGTGTTCTACCTCTCCTACTTCCTCGTCGCCCAGAACCGGCTGCACCCCATCTACAAGGACCCCGCCGAGGTGTTCCGGCAGCCCTACGCCGGGCGGGTCGAGGGGCTCTTCGACGGGCGGCACAAGGACGAGGACATCGTCCGCCAGCTCGCGCCCACCGTCCGGAAGCTGCTGACCGACCGTTTCTACCGGGAGCTGCGCAAGCCGGCCGGCGGCCTGCTGGAGGCGCTGCGCGCCAACGGGCACGCCTGCGACTGGAAGCCCGACGTGCCGGTGCGGCTGTACGCGGGCAACCGCGACACGGACGTGCCCATCGGCAACGCCCGGACATGCGCGCGCACCCTCGCCGGCCGGGGGGCGAGGGTGCGGGTGCTGGAGGTGGGGCCCGTCGGCCACTTCGGGTCGGACCGGGCGGCGCTGGCCGGGATCGCACGCTGGTTCAGCGGTGCGACCGCGTAG
- a CDS encoding O-methyltransferase yields the protein MSGSQLWDDVDDYFINRLSPDDEALRAALRESAAAGLPQIGVTAAQGKLLHLLARLQGARNILEIGTLGGYSTIWLARALPEDGRLVSLEYDAKHAEVANRNIARAGLERIAQVRVGPALESLPKLADENPAPFDLVFIDADKVNNGRYVEWALRLTRAGSLIVVDNVVRGGRVADADSTEPDVVGTRAAIELIATHPRLSGTAIQTVGSKGYDGFALAHVLG from the coding sequence ATGAGCGGGTCGCAGCTCTGGGACGACGTCGACGACTACTTCATCAACCGCCTCTCACCGGACGACGAGGCACTGCGTGCGGCGCTGCGGGAGAGTGCGGCCGCGGGGCTGCCGCAGATCGGTGTGACGGCCGCGCAGGGCAAGCTGCTGCATCTGCTCGCCCGGCTCCAGGGCGCCCGGAACATCCTGGAGATCGGCACGCTCGGCGGCTACAGCACGATCTGGCTGGCCCGCGCCCTGCCCGAGGACGGCAGGCTGGTGTCGCTGGAGTACGACGCCAAGCACGCCGAGGTGGCCAACCGGAACATCGCCCGCGCGGGCCTGGAGCGGATCGCGCAGGTGCGGGTGGGGCCGGCGCTGGAGTCGCTGCCCAAGCTCGCCGATGAGAACCCGGCCCCCTTCGACCTGGTCTTCATCGACGCCGACAAGGTCAACAACGGTCGCTACGTGGAGTGGGCGCTGCGGCTCACCCGGGCCGGCAGCCTGATCGTCGTGGACAACGTGGTGCGCGGCGGCCGGGTGGCCGACGCGGACAGCACCGAGCCGGACGTGGTGGGCACCCGCGCGGCGATCGAGCTGATCGCCACGCACCCGAGACTGAGCGGTACGGCGATCCAGACCGTCGGCAGCAAGGGCTACGACGGCTTCGCGCTGGCCCACGTGCTGGGCTGA
- a CDS encoding GNAT family N-acetyltransferase: MAGMTWTIAPEPYDSPAAADLWRAYYTEVSDRWYLLHEGRRTDPDELEREIAAHPGGELAPPTGRLLVGRYAGTPAGSAGVRLLDADTAELTRVFVREEARGRGGAALLIAAAEETARGLGARRIVLDTRGDLVEARALYARLGYTETGPHNDAPYAEHWFRKDLVRAEPLSGPRTS, translated from the coding sequence ATGGCCGGCATGACATGGACGATCGCTCCGGAGCCGTACGACTCCCCGGCCGCCGCCGACCTGTGGCGGGCGTACTACACGGAGGTCAGCGACCGCTGGTACCTGCTGCACGAGGGACGCCGCACCGACCCGGACGAGCTGGAGCGGGAGATCGCCGCCCACCCGGGCGGCGAACTCGCCCCGCCGACGGGCCGGCTGCTCGTCGGGCGGTACGCGGGCACACCGGCCGGGTCGGCGGGCGTACGGCTGCTGGACGCGGACACGGCCGAACTGACCCGGGTGTTCGTGCGGGAGGAGGCGCGCGGCCGGGGCGGGGCCGCGCTGCTCATCGCCGCCGCCGAGGAGACGGCCCGCGGCCTCGGTGCCCGGCGGATCGTGCTCGACACCCGCGGCGACCTGGTCGAGGCCCGCGCCCTGTACGCCCGGCTCGGCTACACCGAGACCGGTCCGCACAACGACGCCCCGTACGCCGAGCACTGGTTCCGCAAGGACCTGGTCCGGGCGGAGCCCCTCAGCGGGCCCCGGACTTCGTGA